The genomic stretch TGTTTAGTGGTTTTCATACGATTTTTCAGCCTGACGCCTTCCTCTTCGaccaagagaaaaataattttctaaggACGTAATCTGCATGCTGAATCGCGTGCTGCAATCTGTAGCTAGTAAAACGTTCTTCCGTAATTCTTGTAATACTTATGGGTCTAAATTTTGCGACACTTATACATAGTTTTTGTGCTACATACTTAAACTAATTCCATTTTTGTGCGCTTTTTGAAAAGATCTCTTTTCTAACATGTTTGTAATTTAAGgacttattttagaaaataaaaaaatagaactgTTGCATACGTAACGTGTTTCTTGCAGAATCTTCGCTCTCTGTATAATAGCTGTCTGCAGATCAGCCGAAGAGGAATATGATTATGAGGAAGAAGTAGCAGCACCGGTGACGCCACCAGCACCGGCAAAACCGGCAAGTAGTCGGCTAGGTGGTCTCTTATCCTCGAGAGGACGAGCTAATGTAGCAACTgcagggaaaaaaaaagtagcacCGGTGAGTCTACTgtattttcaatcaattttaatgcaCTGATTTATCTGAAAtagtgattatatttatttgtgtttattttatatatatttttaatatatatatacaatatataatatataaaacaaacgaTATAAGACaagatatttgcaatataaatacttaaataaaaaaataaaacgttatacatataaaatgtacaaatgtATTGtgtaaatagttttatttgcgAACAAatcacgattaattaattataattatattaaaaattggatctgatatttatatttttatgttttgataAGAATACACAAAAtagaatatgcaaaataatctttttgtttttgttctctcttcttttcattCTTTAGACTCAATCAACGACATCGAAACCGGTAGAACAAGTACCTGAGGAAGATGACGTGGAAAGCGAAGATGAGCTTGAAAACAGTCAAGAACATGAAGCTCCTACGACAACGACTGAATCTGCGAAAAAGCTTCGTAATGCTGGTGGTGTCAGGCCCTTTaggtaactttttttattcagtgAAATACTCGCTCTTCAGATGTTGTCTAATATAGacgttttttaacaaatatgcgcataatataattttagatcaaATGAAGATCTTTTGGCCGCCTTGAAAAGGAGAAGAGCGCAGACCGGACCCAGCAGTCATTCACGGGAAACTGCTACCACGCATTCTACAGCAGAACATACAACAGCAAAACCAAAGTAATGcagtatgataaaaaaaaagatttatattttatataatatttataattattgtatatttaattaaatcttaagtaTAAAGTGTTTTCCTATTTCAAAACAAAAGtacagtaaatttttataaaaatgattattttacctgtcatatattttatgaagtacatattatatatgtattgaataATATGTTTCAGAGCTAGCACAAATAATCGTAGCAAAGCTAGCGCAGGTGGTGAAACAAGAACGTCAGGGCGCGGCAGGTTTGGAGGAAGAGGAGGTAAGACTGTACAAGAGGAGGTCGAAGAGACTCAACAGGAAGAAGTCCAAGTAAAACCTAAAGCATATCGCAGAGGTTAAATCAATCGCCAATTTATGTGATGATACTTGTTTAAACTTgttgagattttttataatacacattaattaaattcgacGACTTAAAAACTACGTTGAAAAACTGTGTCGTCTTCTATATTGCAAAGTTCAAGATCTTTGTAAAACGATCTCGTCAACGAATAATGTGCTGCTGCCATGTCCGAGCAAAAGATCAATTTTTGCATACTCGAATTTTTGATAACATAATtgctatatataaagatttttaatatattttgggTACATAAgtcatataaagatattacgtCTTTCTCGAAGAATGACAGACCTTGTTCATGATTCGCCatatgatatcaaaaatatgagcgatgaagaaaaaattgacaaatcaccgtattaattattacaataggagctaattaaaaagaacaaaGTCTTCCTCTTTGCTACAAAGTGATGTGTATATAGCAAAACATTGCGATCCCTCAAGTActtaaatctattatataaatgtaaattaatatgacAATAAAGTGTTTCTGGAAAACGACTCTATTTCACGGCtatctttcaattatttttgcaatataatattttgacaaaacgatattctataattaaaactctaattatattatttgaatatggAGAAGATgcgaaatgtaaaatgtgacgagtttaaaatataaacgtaaatttaaattaatatctggaatcatatttttttaaacataatttttcttttcttgaatagcgtatatcaaattttaaatagtgttaacaaaatttgaaatctatgaaagaaatataaatgtaacatagatataatataatagctgTCGAAGATTCAGTTTAcgtgcaaataaaaatgtggtTATTCTTagttgtgttaaaaaaagataatttatgtatCAATCAACACATTTAAGAACTCCgacaataaacttttaattaatctgaTCGGCGTCTATTGGACACATCTTTATCCTTTATTGTCTCGTcacattttgtaaatattcgggtcatgataaaaaagaataatgatgCACACTTCGTGGAATGTGCCCATTGGAGAAACTCCTACCATGACTCTTGGAATGTTGGAGGTGTTTGGTGCATGCACTCTCGCATTTCTATGTCTTGCATTatgcgagagagaaggaaagagagagagagagagagagagagagaaaagttgaATTGCCTATTACTGCCGAAAGTTTAGTATGATCGTTTCATCATTCAATCACAATAAATCGCATTTATAATGCGCATTTCTTTCatctatcgaaatattttacaaaaccgCAGCATGCAGAAATTGTCTCGAGATACGACAATAATGTggatcataataaaaaaaatattggaatcATTTAGCattgtacattttaatttcattcttttttcaagTCTCTTGTAGTCcggattttaaatatgaattatttaaaagctgAAAATTGTAGGCATTAAGTAACAGGTTGCGATACGAATCGGCGGCTGATCCAAAAGAGATGACCTATAGACGAGTATAATTTGTTCGTGAGCACGAGAGCGCTGAACTTTAAAGTTTATCTTCGGTTCGATTTTACCGGACAAGGTTGATATTTCTGCCATTTCGGCTGTTCTCGCGTGCCACGCAGCCTTGGGACGATCAAGATGGGAGAGTCATGAACCGCCCAAtaaatcgagagagagagtgtggaCAGAATGCTAGAAAACGAGAAGAAaccaaagagagaaagagcgagagagagagagagagagagagagagagaaaagtggcTTTCGCGATCGAGGTCCATAAGAGAAGAGGTATAGGACGGGCAGAAAAGTGAGAGGAAGTCATCTGGTCGGCCTTGAAGCCTTTACGAGGAACATTTCACTCACAAAGAACATCCACGCTGCGTCATGACGTCGGGATGCCACGTTTCGGCCACGAATGACGAAAGGAAAGGtgagaaggaaaagaaaaaaacgaaagTGACTTGAGAGGAGAAGCACCAATGCTATTTTTGGAAGATCAGAAAATAAAGATGTTTTATGTAGATAAAACAGCTAAAACATCTTCATCTCTATAGTTGCAAAAATCttctaagtaaaaaaaattgacattttagcTATAAtcataactatatttatattagcgaCAAACGCGAGAATAGatgtattattatcaaattttagacaatcttacattttttttgagcaaaaaaaaaacgtgaaattttaattcaccACAAGAtggattttaatatcttaatcttAACGACATTCTGCCTTTTTATCGTTAAATCTGTTTTAATTCCTAAGgattgatattaaatcattatttattgctgtAAAATTAgcgtaaaaatttcaaagaaatttttaatatatatattttttaatatatataatttttaatatatatattcaaaaaaatattctattataatgtttttgttaaagtaaataataatgattcttatatatattaagtaagCGAGAGTTTGAGGAATGCTTTGAAACAAAGACTATTGTCACAAGATGCGGTATTGGTAGAAAGTCCAAGATTTTAATTGCGACTCGAGAATAATCTGGCCGTGTTCATTCTACCATCCTTGATCCGGCGACACTTCATTAGGAATTTCCCATTTCACTCGACTTCCATCGTTAATGCAATTACACCATCCCCGCCGATTACAGCAAAACCATCGTTACTTGTTTCTAAGGAAGAAAAACAATTTCCGtctttgatagaaaaaaatagtacgcAGTGAAAGGAGAGAAATTTTGATGTCGTGATCTCTCGGATTGCACGCACAAACCTCTCTGCCTGTGGAAAGGTATATTATCGCTGTTATGATGGCAAAGGTTAAATCTAACTTCATCTTTGAATATCACGCATTCTTTTCGATTTATTCTTTgtctacaaatattttaataaattggagaatattttcttagctggtattttataaaaaaatactctatGTGTCAGCAACTTCCTTTCATTCTAACATGTGTTGATAATTATGGttcaagtttaattaaaaatttatataatgctaagttaattttattttataaaatctaattaaaacaagaatttgtatatatatacacatgtgtattgtatatatattgtgtgggtattatttatttttaaatctttataatgatGAAAcaatcgtataaatatattcgcatTAAATTCTGCATTATATCGTCAGATGTATTATATCCAATTATGTAACTAAATGTGATTGCTTGAAATGGTCATAATATTCATCTTTGAAGtgtaaacagaaatatattcgTGGGCAATGCAACAAGTTTCAAATTGATCTTTTGATGATGATGTcgtagaaaaaattacaagagaaatcacattttacacatgttatttatatctacatatttatgga from Cataglyphis hispanica isolate Lineage 1 chromosome 11, ULB_Chis1_1.0, whole genome shotgun sequence encodes the following:
- the LOC126853229 gene encoding uncharacterized protein LOC126853229, giving the protein MKLTLFTIFALCIIAVCRSAEEEYDYEEEVAAPVTPPAPAKPASSRLGGLLSSRGRANVATAGKKKVAPTQSTTSKPVEQVPEEDDVESEDELENSQEHEAPTTTTESAKKLRNAGGVRPFRSNEDLLAALKRRRAQTGPSSHSRETATTHSTAEHTTAKPKASTNNRSKASAGGETRTSGRGRFGGRGGKTVQEEVEETQQEEVQVKPKAYRRG